One genomic region from Homalodisca vitripennis isolate AUS2020 chromosome 6, UT_GWSS_2.1, whole genome shotgun sequence encodes:
- the LOC124364959 gene encoding inosine triphosphate pyrophosphatase-like: MAKQIVFVTGNAKKLEEVVKILGETIPFQLVNRKVDLPELQGEYEDICIKKCKEAARIVEGPVIVEDTCLGFTALKGLPGPYIKWFLDKLGPDGLHQMLAGWEDKSATAMCTFAYAESPTSDVLLFRGETKGTIVSPRGPRDFGWDPCFLPEGYNQTYAEMPKSQKNEISHRSKAVLKLKEYFDNKR, encoded by the exons ATGGCAAAACAAATAGTGTTTGTAACTGGAAACGCAAAGAAGTTAGAAGAAGTTGTTAAAATACTGGGCGAAACTATCCCGTTTCAG CTCGTTAATCGCAAAGTGGATTTACCAGAACTCCAAGGAGAATATGAAGATATTTGTATCAAAAAGTGCAAAGAAGCTGCCAGGATAGTCGAGGGTCCTGTTATTGTTGAAGATACTTGTTTAGGATTTACAGCTTTGAAGGGCCTTCCTG GACCTTATATAAAATGGTTTCTCGACAAACTCGGACCAGATGGACTCCACCAGATGCTTGCGGGCTGGGAAGACAAAAGTGCCACAGCGATGTGCACCTTCGCCTACGCTGAGAGTCCAACCAGTGACGTGCTGTTGTTCAGGGGAGAAACAAAGGGAACTATTGTCAGCCCTCGAGGGCCTAGGGACTTTGGTTGGGACCCGTGTTTCCTGCCAGAGGGATACAACCAGACCTATGCTGAGATGCCCAAGTCGCAGAAGAATGAAATATCTCACAGAAGTAAGGCTGTGCTCAAGTTAAAGgagtattttgataataaaaggtaa